A window of Fragaria vesca subsp. vesca linkage group LG7, FraVesHawaii_1.0, whole genome shotgun sequence contains these coding sequences:
- the LOC101293430 gene encoding ATP-dependent DNA helicase 2 subunit KU80-like, with protein sequence MSRGKDGTVLVIDVGPSMHKALPEIERLCSMLVEKKLIYSKSDEVGVVLFGTEGTENVLTREVGGYDHITVLQDIKVVDEDLIQAVEQLPRGTHNGDFLDAVIVGMDMLIKKYGETNKGKKRLCLFTNAHYPTKAPLEGSKEDQVIAIAGHMNTQGMRLESIVIRGGLTGEAKKSIMDENDHLLDIFSKRTCAKLVHVETPTSLLGALRTRKVSPVTIFRGDLELTPKMKIKVWVYKKTSEDKFPTLKKYSDRAAPTDKYATHEVKVEFEYKSAEDLSKVVPPEQRIKGYRYGPQVIPISSAEWDAVKFKPEKSVKLLGFSDAQNILRHYYMKDVNIFIPEPGNTKAIIAVSALARAMKDMNKVAIVRCVWRQGQASVVVGALIPNVSDNDNIPDSFYFNVLPFTEDIREFQFPSFNNFPAAWQPNEQQQEAADDFVRMFDLAPPGKQEILPPDLTPNPVLERFFRHLELKSRDPDTAVPPIDETLRKISEPDKELIAANKSVIDAFRSRFEVKENPKLKKSSRRLLKEKPSASDEREDHMDISDQPNSNEHTSGIKVTTIGDSAPVQDFEAMMSRRDSPEWVGKAIKDMKNKIHDLVEDSHEGDNYPKALECLIALRKGCILEQEPNKFNDFLRSLCKFCQDKYLSSFCEFLATKELTLIPKTEAIDSEVTDAEARSFLVKSEPKLE encoded by the exons ATGTCTCGAGGCAAG GATGGTACGGTTTTGGTTATTGATGTTGGCCCGTCGATGCATAAAGCTCTTCCGGAGATAGAGAGGCTTTGCTCCATGCTAGTGGAGAAGAAG CTCATTTACAGCAAAAGTGATGAAGTGGGAGTTGTTTTGTTCGGAACAGAAG GCACTGAAAATGTTCTAACAAGGGAAGTGGGTGGATATGATCATATAACGGTCTTACAAGATATCAAGGTTGTTGATGAAGACCTTATTCAGGCTGTAGAGCAACTCCCACGAGGAACTCATAATGGTGATT TTCTTGATGCTGTAATTGTTGGGATGGATATGCTGATAAAGAAATATGGAGAAACAAACAAAGGAAAGAAACGTCTTTGTCTATTTACGAATGCACACTACCCTACTAAAGCTCCACTAGAAGGAAGTAAAGAAGATCAAGTTATCGCCATTGCCGGACACATGAATACACAAGGCATGAGATTGGAAAGTATAGTCATAAGAGGAGGGCTTACTGGGGAAGCAAAGAAAAGTATAATGGATGAGAATGATCATCTATTGGATATATTCTCAAAGAGAACATGTGCGAAGTTAGTACATGTCGAGACTCCAACCTCATTGCTAGGTGCTCTTAGAACTCGAAAAGTTTCTCCTGTTACAATATTCAGGGGAGATCTTGAGCTGACCCCCAAAATGAAGATTAAG GTATGGGTTTACAAGAAAACATCGGAAGACAAGTTTCCCACTCTGAAGAAATATTCTGATAGAGCCGCACCAACGGATAAATATGCAACACACGAAGTTAAGGTGGAATTTGAGTATAAGAGTGCTGAAGACCTGAGTAAAGTCGTACCTCCAGAACAGAGAATTAAAGGTTATCGTTATGGACCTCAAGTAATTCCCATATCATCTGCTGAATGGGATGCCGTCAAGTTCAAACCAGAAAAAAGTGTGAAACTTCTGGGATTTTCTGATGCTCAAAACATACTGCG ACACTATTACATGAAAGATGTCAACATTTTCATTCCTGAACCGGGTAATACAAAGGCCATTATTGCTGTTTCTGCCTTGGCACGAGCAATGAAAGACATGAATAAGGTGGCAATCGTGCGTTGTGTTTGGAGACAAGGACAAGCAAGTGTTGTTGTGGGGGCCTTGATACCCAATGTATCTGACAACGATAATATT CCTGATTCTTTTTACTTCAACGTACTCCCTTTTACTGAGGACATTCGAGAATTTCAGTTCCCGTCTTTCAATAATTTCCCAGCAGCATGGCAACCAAATGAACAGCAGCAAGAGGCTGCTGATGACTTCGTGAGGATGTTTGATCTTGCACCACCTGGGAAACAGGAGATTCTGCCTCCTGACTTAACACCGAATCCTGTTCTTGAG CGGTTTTTCCGTCATCTCGAGTTAAAGTCAAGGGACCCAGACACAGCTGTACCTCCAATTGATGAAACTCTCAGGAAGATTAGTGAACCAGATAAGGAACTGATTGCTGCAAACAAGTCTGTTATTGATGCATTTCGTAGTCGTTTTGAAGTCAAAGAAAACCCAAAG CTGAAGAAATCAAGTAGGCGACTATTGAAAGAAAAACCATCTGCGTCCGATGAAAGAGAGGATCATATGGACATTTCTGATCAACCCAACTCCAACGAACATACATCTGGAATTAAGGTTACAACAATCGGGGATTCTGCTCCTGTCCAGGATTTTGAGGCTATGATGTCCCGTAGAGATAGCCCAGAATGGGTTGGTAAAGCCATCAAGGATATGAAAAACAAAATACACGACTTAGTAGAGGACTCTCACGAAGGGGATAACTATCCTAAAGCACTTGAATGTTTAATAGCGCTCCGGAAGGGTTGTATTCTAGAGCAA GAACCAAACAAGTTCAATGATTTTCTGCGGTCTCTATGCAAATTCTGCCAGGATAAATACCTAAGCAGTTTCTGTGAATTTCTTGCAACCAAAGAACTCACCCTGATTCCCAAGACAGAAGCTATAGACAG TGAAGTTACAGATGCTGAAGCTAGAAGCTTTCTGGTCAAATCAGAGCCAAAGTTAGAATGA